The genome window acatacatacatatatctgacAATCAgacaggaaaatacagaaaaaattagcaCTTTAAGGAAAAGTATTTTCTCACTTCTTCTGACTAATTCGGAGATAGACTTTTCCGTCaatcgaaaaaaaaattcaacattgaCACATTTAAATGCAGTTTAAAAAATCacaccaaatacaaaaaaaaaaaaaaaaaaatcagaacgaAAGTGAAAACGAGAAGAAGGGAAacactgaaaaaagaaacaacttcCTGAATTCTAAAAACGCGTGAATtctaaaaacaagcaaaaattcgACTGACCTTTTTATGTCTTCAGGAACTTGTCTCTTTTTCAGGAGTTCTTTCTTGACTTTTTCATTATCgctctgattttcatttaatgcaactgtctctctttctctgtctttctttttagGAGAGATTGACGTATACATGCCTGGTAAACAATGAAGCATCAAATAAAAGAACAGgaggtttttattcatatttcttgataattaagGAATGAATAGAAATGTTAGAAAATACAGTAGAGTAAAAACAGTGGATAGTAATGActttgatgaaaaagaagaaagtacgAAAGACATAGGAAGCATAAGAATGAtggaaataaacttttaattatcacatgcacataaaaaaataaaattccctcaAGTTCTTTAAAGGTGACTCAGAGATCTAAGTGGTAGatagaaaaggaaaatgcaaaagaaacgGTATGAAAAATACTTTGCTAAAAGCCAAAGTCCAGGCTGCTTCATATTGACACTTGTTCATCCTTCCCGTACCGTGATTTTGATATCTCGATTCCTTACTGTTGATCAAAGTTTTATCCCAAAGGTTATTTGACAGTTCAGCGTGCGTTTCATTTATGCAGAATTAAAGGCCATGAATAAGCAATGCAGTGCAAGTGTGTGAGAGGtacttatacaataaaaaaatttcaacatgaTGAGGGCTACCTTCTGTGTTTCCTAAAAACCAAGCCCCTGAGGAATAACAGATCATCCAAAAATCTGGAACCACTGCCACTTGAAGAACCAAAAACAGTACTTCCTATTTGTCTAACTGTTTTATTCCATATCTATCTCGTTCATTGTGGCGTCCAAAACAATGTCAAATAATCACAATATTCCATCGTGGGCGAAGATCATATACCTTACGAATTTACAAAAGCCTTTAAATGTGATTCGTCATAGACTTCTTGCAGCAAAAATACTAAGGGATTGTTTTGCAACATGATTACCGGAGGAACCCACGAAGATAATTCGGTTTCACGAATCTTAAAATCGTTACCAGGGCGAAGCAGatcaattctaaaaaaaaaaaaaaaactaaccgggcttttattaaaaaaaaaaaacctgtgtcGAAAACACTTGATCAAATTTCCATTGAAAATGAGCCAAGTAATTTacattttgggattttttttaactttgttatctttttctttgtcgTTTCCTTATATATCGATTAGGAATGCAAATGGGGAACAGGAAACTAATCCAGAATCAGTGACGCCTCTCTGAGATCTACTTTAATCGACCTTCGAATGTTTTAGTAGTCATTGTTAATAGACCTAGAGGAAGCCTTGAAAACTAGTTCGGTggaatttccatttccttttgggAACCTTTAAGGAAcagccccctttcattcctttttattgtacctccattcatattatcttccttccatcttactatccaccctctcttaataattatttcatagtgcaactgcgaggtttccctactgttacacctttcaacctacctactctcaatttcctttccagcctaaactctatatgctattccattccattccatttaaggAACAGCACTGAAATTTTAACGAGGGATTCTACtgcttctttttacttttaaattagaaaaaaaagtatttgaaaatgtCTCCTTTTCCATCATTGGTTTCTTTAAAACATAAatcattgttttctttaaaacataAATCATCTAATTGTTATCTTGAAACAGATATCTCCTCCAGTCCTGGTTTCCCGAATAAGcctcagaaattaaaataatttcaatgacTGCTTCGAGATGTATAAAAAGGGGGGGCgaataatgtaattatattaacGATAAAACCgtagaagtatttttttatttcaactattTCGTTCCCTCATAATCTCCTTCCTTGTTCTTCTCTCATGCTAAAATTTGATTCTATCCGAAGAGAAGACAGTAAATGATATATGAAACCTTTTGGCCAACCGAACTGTCTCTTTACCCAGAATTGCCTAAGAAAGTGAGATCTGATACGcttaatatatatcacatatatatactatgacgtctctctctctctctctctctctctctctctctctctctctctctctctctctctctctctctctctctctgttaaataaaatactttgGCCAACCGAACTGTCTCTTTATCCAGAAATGCCTAAAGAGAGTGAGAGCTGACATGcttaatatatatcacatatactatggactctctctctctctctctctctctctctctctctctctctctctctctctctgttaaataaaACACTTTGGCCAACCGAACTGTCTCGTTATCCGGAAATGGCTGAAAAAAGTGAGAGATATACGTTTAATATATGTCACATTACTGtgacatccctctctctctctctctctctctctctctctctctctctctgacaaaaaaGAGAGGTAAACCAGACGTCCCcaataaaaaaaaggtcacatATTCCTAGAATTCCATTGTTGCAATTCAAGGTCTTTGCTTTCTCTGACGTGACCTCCGTTCCATAATCCTTTCAGCCATTTTAGCTAATTAAAACTAAACCCTTTGAGCTTAGCCCTTAACgatcacttgttttttttatatttgttttttgtaaagtaCCAGATTTtggtttcactctctctttcgaaagactttccttttctgtttaaaACGACACAAAAGCCGAGTGGAGATTTGCTTTCTTTGTCtgtttagaattttcttttttatcgtgcttttatttttcccctttcacaAAGCATTCTCTGCGGCTCAGTTCAGTGTTTTATCAAGTAAATCCGATTGACAGACGTCTGCCTACAGAAAAAGGACGTTAGTTTTCTCCCTTTTAAAGTCCTTTGCATTTTCAGTGTATAGGTATCATCTATCACTTACATTAATACACTTGTATGTGAAGTgaggtttgttttccttttcgcCAGTTCAcccgtctgtttttttttatttttatgttttcatgacACTTGTTTTTGAAGGTCATGGGTATCTGTGATGATGATGACCCATCATAACCCTTTTCATTGGACTTAAAAGAAAAAGCCGAGCTGTTACTGATAGGTTTTCCGAAGTTTTGTGACGCtcttaattttagatatatatttcctTGCATGAGACAATGGGGCGTTAGGTCATAGATCATGTGAAGcatttactcactctctctctctctctctctctctctctctctctctctctctctctctctctctctataataatatatatacatatatatatatatatatatatatatatatatatatatatatatatatatatatatatatatatatatatatatatatatataaatatataaatatatatatatatatatatatatatatatatatatatatatatatatatatatataaataaatatatatatatatatatatataaatatatatatatatatatatatatatatatatatataaatatgtacatatatatatatatacagtatgtatatatatacatgtacatatatatatatatatatatatatatatatatatatatatatatatatatatatatatatatatatatacgtacgtacatatcgTTTACATTTATCTACTGTGTTACCTTTTTCCTACCggcttcattaaaaaattttatgcGATATCAAGAGGTTTGATATTTCGTGCAGCAAAGCTGCAACTTTTCTGAACACTGACAGACCAATGCTTCGTTCGCAAGTCTACAAAAACCTTTACCTTTACTTAAATGTAATTTGTCATAACTCATTTAGCAATTTAAGGCAGTTTAGCTTTTATTGTCTTAATGTGGGGATACACTATGAAATATTGCATCTGTATAAGGGGCAATGTATTTTGTTCTAAAAGAACTTAACGACATTGCCATGGAAATTACTCAAAAACCTTTTAATATTATGCTCTTTTCTTATTAGCCAACACAATGTCTTCAAGGTCTTGATGTCATATCGTTCAGGacccttgtcttttttttttttttttgctgaatcaGCATATTCAGTTAAGGCATTTACCTGTTGTATTGGACATACCTcgggttttatttatttggtaataaATCAACACTCTTCAATTGTATCCTAGTAACTGCACGCAATGTTGACGTGCTCATTTCATGAAGGAGTTAATTTCTTCAGTTAACATACTTTTGTGCTTTAGTGTACATTTCTTACATGTTCGCTATTATGAACACGTTTGGTAAAGCACTCTGTATTTTATACTGCATTCCACGCCTAGCATTCAGTTCATTATTGCTGTTTAATTTTACACCTAACTACgaaacttatgtaaaaaaaaatgcaagtaaacaTGCGCTCGTACAAGGTTAAAATGCTGTTTCCTAAAGATTACCTtacataaattttagttttaaagctTTTTATGCATCAGATTGCATGCGAAATGGAACTTATTACGTAAATTACGTTGGATTATATTAAACAAGTACCCGTGACGATGGGTGTTCGGTTTTAGGCAACCTGTACCCATCTCTGTGGCAAACTCACGTTCAATAATATGATTGTTGCTCCAAGACTGTCATTGGCTTCTGCTGTGAAACCTTCACAGCAGGTTCTGCAATAGATTAGGGATTTTATGCTTCATCGTTAATTGCATTGAGACAATTGTTCAATTGAAAACCATGATTCTTTCTATTCTAGCCCTCTAGACTTTTTTTCTGACTTTCTTTGTGAAGTGTCTAACTCGCGTTTTTTATCCACGGAATTTCTTTAAACTAAAAACATTTCAACATGAAAGCAAACTATTTCTATACACATTGCATGTGTTTTAATGTGCTGAATTTGCTTGCATAAGTATGACTATTCCCGACATGTTACTGGCACACGTTAGGTGTGTGCTAGTAACTTGGGGGGACTAGTTACTAGCTAGGGGGACGAGCTTGCTCCTCCCCCATTACACGGAACTATAATTTTCTTATACCTATAAGAATATAATTGAGCCTATGCCCACAAtgccctatgaagatggtgtcACTTATACCTATGGGAATATAAGTGAGCTTATGCCAACAAtgccctatgaagatggtgtcACTTATACCTATGGAAATATAATTGAGCTTATGCCAACAATGCCCCATGAAGATGGTGTCACTTTTACCTATGGGAATATAAGTGAGCTTATGCCAACAAtgccctatgaagatggtgtcACTTATACCTATGGGAATATAAGTGAGCTTATGCCAACAAtgccctatgaagatggtgtcACTTATACCTATGGGAATATAAGTGAGCTTATGCCAACAAtgccctatgaagatggtgtcACTTATACCTATGGAAATATAACTGAGCATATGCCAACAATGCCCTATGAAGATGGGTCACTTATACCTATGGAAATATAATTGAGCATATGGGAAAGATGGGTCACTTATACCTATGGGAGCTTATGCCTACTAtgccctatgaagatggtgtcACTTATACCTATGGGAATATAAGTGACCTTATGCCTACTAtgccctatgaagatggtgtcACTTATACCTATGGGAATATAAGTGACCTTATGCCTACTAtgccctatgaagatggtgtcGCTTATACTTATGGAATATATAACTTATGACAACAACTTATGGGAACATCAATTATGCCCACAATGAAGATGGTGAAGATGGTGTCACTTATACCTATGGGAATATAAATGAGCTTATGCCCACAAtgccctatgaagatggtgtTGCTTATACCTATGGGAATATAACTAAGCTTATTCCCACAAtgccctatgaagatggtgtcgcttatacctatgggaatataagtgagcttatgcccacaatgccctatgaagatggtgtcACTTATAATTATGGGAATATATTTGCGCTTATGTCCACAAtgccctatgaagatggtgtcACTTATACCTATAGGAATATAAGTGAGTTTATGCCCACAAtgccctatgaagatggtgtcacttatacctatgggaatataagtgagcttatgcccacaatgccctatgaagatggtgtcCCTTATACCTATGGGAATATAAGTGAGCTTATGCCCATAAtgccctatgaagatggtgtcGCTTATACCTATGGGAATATAACTAAGCTTATGCCCACAAtgccctatgaagatggtgtcACTGATACCTATGGGAATATAAGTGGGCTTATGCCCACAAtgccctatgaagatggtgtcacttatacctatggaaatatatttgagcttatgcccacaatgccctatgaagatggtgtcacttatacctatgggaaaaataagtgagcttatgcccacaatgccctatgaagatggtgtcACTTATACCTTTGGAAATATATTTGAGCTAATGCCCACAAtgccctatgaagatggtgtcACTTATACCTATGGGAATATAAGTGAGCTTATGCCCACAATGCTCTATGAAGATGGTGTTGCTTATACCTATGGGAATATAAGTGAGCTTGTCCCCACAGtgccctatgaagatggtgtTGCTTATACCTATGGGAATATAGTGAGCTTATGCCCACAGtgccctatgaagatggtgtcacttatacctatgggaatataagtgagcttatgcccacaatgccctatgaagatggtgtcGCTTATACCTATAGGACTATAAGTGAGCTTATGCCCACAGtgccctatgaagatggtgtcacttatacctatgggaatataagtgagcttatgcccacaatgccctatgaagatggtgtcGCTTATACCTATGGGAATATAAGTGAGCTTATGCCCACAGtgccctatgaagatggtgtcACTTATACCTATGGGAATATAAGTGAGCTTATGCCCACAGtgccctatgaagatggtgtcGCTTATACCTATGGGAATATAACTAAGCTTATGCCCACAAtgccctatgaagatggtgtcGCTGATACCTATGGGAATATAAGTGAGCTTATGCCCACAAtgccctatgaagatggtgtcacttatacctatggaaatatatttgagcttatgcccacaatgccctatgaagatggtgtcacttatacctatgggaatataagtgagcttatgcccacaatgccctatgaagatggtgtcacttatacctttggaaatatatttgagcttatgcccacaatgccctatgaagatggtgtcACTTATACCTATGGGAATATAAGTGAGCTTATGCCCACAATGCTCTATGAAGATGGTGTCACTTATACCTATGGGAATATAAGTGAGCTTGTGCCCACAGtgccctatgaagatggtgtTGCTTATACCTATGGGAATATAAGTGAGCTTATGCCCACAGtgccctatgaagatggtgtcacttatacctatgggaatataagtgagcttatgcccacaatgccctatgaagatggtgtcGCTTATACCTATAGGAATATAAGTGAGCTTATGCCCACAGtgccctatgaagatggtgtcacttatacctatgggaatataagtgagcttatgcccacaatgccctatgaagatggtgtcGCTTATACCTATGGGAATATAAGTGAGCTTATGCCCACTGTGCCCTATAAAGATGGTGTCACTTATACCTATGGGAATATAAGTGAGCTTATGCCCACAGtgccctatgaagatggtgtcACTTATACCTATGGTAATATAAGTGAGCTTATGCCCACAGtgccctatgaagatggtgtcACTTATACCTATGGGAATATAAGTGAGCTTATACCCACAGCCCCCTATGAAGATGGTGTCACTTATACCTATGGGAATATAAGTGAGCTTATGCCCACAAtgccctatgaagatggtgtcCCTTATACCTATGGGAATATAACTAAGCTTATGCCCACAAtgccctatgaagatggtgtcACTTATACCTTGCCCACAATGCCCTACGACGATGGTGTCACTTGTACTTATGGGAATATAACTGAGCTTATGCTCACTATGCCCTGTCAAGATGGTGTCACTTTTACCTATGGTAATGTAACTGAGCTTGTGCCCACTAtgccctatgaagatggtgtcACTTATACCTGTGGGAATATAATTGAGTTTATGCCCACTACACCTCATGAAGGTTACACAAAACAACGTAACAAACATTttgctttttatcattataaGATAATGGTGGCTGACTACTCTTTTGCAAACATAAAATTTCTATATGGTCCATTAATATACCGTCATCAGTGTGTCACAAATACGCCACTGCTTTCGAAATGACCATAAAAGT of Macrobrachium rosenbergii isolate ZJJX-2024 chromosome 59, ASM4041242v1, whole genome shotgun sequence contains these proteins:
- the LOC136837577 gene encoding mucin-19-like; the protein is MPYEDGVAYTYRTISELMPTVPYEDGVTYTYGNISELMPTMPYEDGVAYTYGNISELMPTVPYEDGVTYTYGNISELMPTVPYEDGVAYTYGNITKLMPTMPYEDGVADTYGNINGVTYTFGNIFELMPTMPYEDGVTYTYGNISELMPTMLYEDGVTYTYGNISELVPTVPYEDGVAYTYGNISELMPTVPYEDGVTYTYGNISELMPTMPYEDGVAYTYRNISELMPTVPYEDGVTYTYGNISELMPTMPYEDGVAYTYGNISELMPTVPYKDGVTYTYGNISELMPTVPYEDGVTYTYGNISELMPTVPYEDGVTYTYGNISELIPTAPYEDGVTYTYGNISELMPTMPYEDGVPYTYGNITKLMPTMPYEDGVTYTLPTMPYDDGVTCTYGNITELMLTMPCQDGVTFTYGNVTELVPTMPYEDGVTYTCGNIIEFMPTTPHEGYTKQRNKHFAFYHYKIMVADYSFANIKFLYGPLIYRHQCVTNTPLLSK